A single genomic interval of Mangifera indica cultivar Alphonso chromosome 5, CATAS_Mindica_2.1, whole genome shotgun sequence harbors:
- the LOC123217099 gene encoding protein translocase subunit SECA1, chloroplastic: MAAPLCDSVLLNGYHPSLFSFSSKSNKIHSHNSPLGKPCPLSRSIASKWATNRRRRMPVKVKASLGSLIGGIFKGTDTGESTRQQYAPTVSAINKLEAEMSSLSDSQLRDKTSVLKERAQRGESLDSLLPEAFAVVREASRRVLGLRPFDVQLIGGMVLHKGEITEMRTGEGKTLVAILPAYLNALSGKGVHVVTVNDYLARRDCEWVGQVPRFLGLKVGLIQQNMTSEQRRENYLCDITYVTNSELGFDYLRDNLATSVEELVLRNFNFCIIDEVDSILIDEARTPLIISGPAEKPSDRYYKAAKIASVFERDIHYTVEEKQKTILLTEQGYADAEEILDVKDLYDPREQWASYVLNAIKAKELFLRDVNYIIRGKEVLIVDEFTGRVMQGRRWSDGLHQAVEAKEGLPIQDETVTLASISYQNFFLQFPKLCGMTGTAATESTEFESIYKLKVTIVPTNKPMIRKDESDVVFRATTGKWRAVVVEISRMHKTGRPVLVGTTSVEQSDSLSEQLQEAGIPHEVLNAKPENVEREAEIVAQSGRLGAVTIATNMAGRGTDIILGGNAEFMARLKLREMLMPRVVKPAGVFSVKKPPPKKTWKVNESLFPCKLSNENAKLAEEAVQLAVKTWGQRSLTELEGEERLSYCCEKGPAQDEVIAKLRSAFLEIVKEYKIYTEEERKQVVSAGGLHVVGTERHESRRIDNQLRGRSGRQGDPGSSRFFLSLEDNIFRIFGGDRIQGLMRAFRVEDLPIESTMLTKALDEAQRKVENYFFDIRKQLFEYDEVLNSQRDRIYTERRRALESDDLQSLVIEYAELTMDDILEANIGPDRPKESWDLEKLIAKLQQYCYLLNDLTPDLLRSKGSSYEDLQDYLRLRGREAYLQKRDIVEEQAPGLMKEAEKFLILSNIDRLWKEHLQALKFVQQAVGLRGYAQRDPLIEYKLEGYNLFLDMMAQIRRNVIYSIYQFKPVLVKMDEEKAQKNDKSRKPISNGRGSSKDPNPDPVGAVESSSSVSGPQSGA; the protein is encoded by the exons ATGGCGGCACCTCTATGCGACTCCGTTTTGCTGAATGGCTATCACCCTTCactcttttctttctcatctAAATCCAACAAAATTCACTCCCATAATTCCCCCCTGGGTAAGCCGTGCCCCTTATCCCGATCTATAGCATCGAAATGGGCTACTAACAGACGTAGGCGGATGCCTGTAAAGGTAAAAGCTTCACTTGGAAGCTTAATAGGAGGGATTTTCAAAGGTACCGATACTGGTGAGTCCACTCGCCAGCAGTATGCACCCACTGTCTCCGCCATTAATAAATTGGAAGCCGAAATGTCATCGTTATCTGATTCACAACTAAGAGACAAGACTTCGGTGTTGAAGGAACGAGCTCAGCGAGGAGAATCTCTCGATTCTCTTTTACCT GAAGCTTTTGCTGTTGTCCGAGAGGCTTCAAGGAGGGTTTTGGGTCTTCGACCCTTTGATGTGCAACTTATAG GTGGCATGGTTCTTCATAAGGGCGAAATAACTGAAATGAGGACCGGAGAGGGAAAGACCCTTGTTGCTATTTTACCTGCTTATTTGAATGCATTAAGTGGGAAAGGTGTTCATGTTGTTACCGTCAATGATTATCTGGCCCGACGTGATTGTGAGTGGGTTGGTCAGGTTCCTCGATTTCTTGGATTGAAGGTTGGCTTAATCCAAC AGAACATGACTAGTGAGCAAAGAAGGGAGAATTACTTATGTGACATCACTTATGTCACTAATAGTGAGCTTGGTTTTGATTACTTGAGAGACAATCTTGCCACG AGTGTTGAGGAGCTTGTCTTAAGGAATTTTAATTTCTGTATCATTGATGAGGTTGATTCCATCCTTATTGATGAAGCAAGAACACCTCTCATCATATCTGGACCAGCAGAAAAACCTAGTGATCGATATTATAAAGCTGCTAAAATAGCTTCAGTTTTTGAACGAGATATACATTACACT GtggaagagaaacaaaaaacaattcTACTCACAGAGCAAGGCTATGCAGATGCTGAAGAAATTCTAGATGTAAAAGATTTGTATGATCCTCGAGAACAGTGGGCATCGTATGTGCTAAATGCAATTAAAGCGAAAGAACTGTTTCTTAGAGATGTTAACTATATAATCCGGGGCAAGGAGGTGCTTATTGTGGATGAGTTTACAGGTCGAGTTATGCAG GGTCGTAGATGGAGTGATGGACTTCACCAAGCAGTTGAAGCAAAGGAAGGTTTACCCATTCAAGATGAAACTGTAACCCTTGCATCAATTAGCTATCAGAACTTCTTTCTCCAG TTCCCAAAACTATGTGGAATGACTGGCACTGCAGCGACAGAAAGCACAGAATTTGAAAGCATTTACAAGCTTAAAGTCACGATTGTGCCTACAAACAAGCCTATGATTAGAAAG GATGAGTCAGATGTAGTTTTCAGGGCAACCACTGGAAAATGGAGAGCTGTTGTGGTAGAAATTTCTAGAATGCACAAAACTGGTCGCCCTGTACTTGTTGGCACAACAAGTGTTGAGCAGAGTGACTCACTGTCAGAACAGTTGCAAGAAGCTGGAATCCCCCATGAG GTTCTCAATGCAAAACCAGAGAATGTGGAGAGGGAAGCAGAAATTGTGGCACAGAGTGGTCGTCTAGGGGCAGTAACAATTGCTACCAATATGGCAGGCCGTGGAACTGATATCATCCTTGGTGGAAATGCTGAATTTATGGCAAGATTGAAGCTACGTGAGATGCTTATGCCAAG AGTTGTAAAACCAGCAGGAGTTTTTTCTGTGAAGAAACCCCCTCCAAAGAAGACATGGAAG GTGAATGAAAGTTTATTTCCCTGCAAATTATCCAATGAGAATGCCAAGTTGGCTGAGGAAGCTGTACAATTAGCTGTCAAAACTTGGGGTCAGAGATCATTAACTGAGCTTGAAGGGGAGGAGCGGCTATCTTATTGTTGTGAGAAG GGCCCTGCTCAGGATGAAGTTATAGCCAAGTTGCGAAGTGCATTTCTGGAGATTGTTAAAGAGTATAAGATCTATACAGAGGAAGAAAGGAAGCAG GTTGTATCAGCTGGTGGACTGCATGTGGTGGGGACAGAACGCCATGAATCACGGCGAATTGACAATCAG cTACGAGGTCGAAGTGGACGACAGGGTGACCCTGGAAGCTCCCGCTTTTTCCTAAGTCTTGAAGATAACATCTTTAGAATTTTTGGTGGAGACCGGATACAG GGTTTGATGAGAGCTTTTAGGGTTGAAGACCTACCTATTGAGTCCACAATGTTGACCAAAGCATTAGATGAAGCTCAGCGGAAAGTAGAGaactatttttttgatattcGGAAGCAATTATTTGAGTATGATGAAGTCCTAAACAGCCAAAGAGATCGTATATACACAGAGAGACGGCGAGCCCTTGAATCTGATGATCTCCAATCTCTTGTTATTGAATATGCTGAGTTGACTATGGATGATATCTTAGAG GCAAATATTGGTCCTGACAGGCCTAAGGAAAGCTGGGATCTTGAGAAACTGATTGCAAAACTTCAACA GTACTGCTATCTGTTGAATGATTTGACCCCTGATCTACTGAGAAGCAAGGGCTCTAGTTATGAGGACTTGCAGGATTACCTCCGTCTTCGTGGCCGTGAAGCATATTTGCAGAAAAGG gATATTGTGGAGGAACAAGCACCAGGCTTGATGAAAGAAGCTgagaaattcttaattttgagtAACATTGATAGGCTATGGAAAGAACATTTGCAAGCACTTAAGTTTGTTCAGCAAGCCGTTGGCTTACGTGGATATGCACAGCGGGATCCACTTATTGAGTATAAGCTTGAAGGCTATAATCTCTTCTTGGATATGATGGCACaaataagaagaaatgttaTATATTCTATTTATCAG TTCAAACCTGTGTTGGTCAAAATGGATGAGGAGAAAGCACAGAAGAATGATAAATCAAGAAAGCCCATTAGTAATGGTAGGGGTAGTAGTAAGGACCCTAATCCTGATCCAGTTGGTGCAGTTGAGTCGTCTTCATCAGTTTCTGGTCCGCAATCTGGGGCATAA
- the LOC123216652 gene encoding probable polygalacturonase isoform X1, with protein sequence MKRSFTLVDVLLVLAFLSDASWDVKGSSQCRQTNSEVIRPHSVSIAEFGAVGDGVTLNTKAFQNAIFYLNSFADKGGAKLFVPAGRWLTGSFDLISHLTLWLDKDAVILGSTKSDDWPVIDPLPSYGRGRELPGGRHRSLIYGRNLTDIIITGDNGTIDGQGKIWWKWFQSGTLDYTRPHLVELMNSTGVVISNLTFLNSPFWTLHPVYCSFYELGGELRLFFWMNSHVKVRNVTILAPLDSPNTDGIDPDSSDDVCIEDCYISTGDDLIAIKSGWDEYGISYGRPSRGIIISGLIGETQLGAGIAIGSEMSGGVSEVHAENLQFFNTVTAIRIKTSPGRGGYVRNIYISNVTLDHVDVAIRFTGHYGDHPDELFDSNALPIIERITMKDVSGKNIKMAGLLEGIEGDTFLNICLSNITLNAISESPWNCSYVEGYSNHVTPETCDSLKESIFPKHYLHCYYLSRHLRSSSNQNRGARLWSW encoded by the exons ATGAAGAGATCTTTCACT CTAGTGGATGTGCTTCTGGTACTAGCATTCTTGAGTGATGCTTCATGGGATGTCAAGGGCAGCTCACAGTGCAGACAAACAAACTCAGAGGTGATTAGGCCTCACAGTGTTTCTATCGCTGAATTTGGAGCTGTTGGAGATGGTGTCACTCTTAACACCAAAGCCTTTCAGAATGCTATATTCTATCTCAATTCATTTGCTGACAAGGGTGGGGCCAAGCTTTTTGTCCCAGCAGGAAGGTGGTTGACAGGAAGCTTCGATCTCATCAGTCATTTAACCTTGTGGTTAGATAAGGATGCAGTGATCCTTGGATCTACA AAATCAGATGATTGGCCAGTTATTGATCCTCTACCATCATACGGCCGTGGTAGGGAGTTGCCTGGTGGAAGACATCGAAGCCTTATATATGGACGCAATTTGACCGATATTATTATAACAG GTGACAATGGAACTATCGATGGTCAAGGCAAGATATGGTGGAAGTGGTTTCAAAGTGGAACCCTGGATTATACCCGACCCCATCTGGTTGAATTGATGAACTCCACTGGTGTTGTCATCTCAAATTTGACCTTCTTAAATTCACCATTTTGGACTCTCCACCCTGTATACTGCAG CTTTTATGAATTAGGGGGAGAGTTGAGACTGTTTTTCTGGATGAACAGCCATGTTAAAGTGCGGAATGTCACTATCCTTGCTCCACTCGATTCACCCAACACAGATGGGATTGATCCAG ACTCTTCTGATGATGTTTGCATTGAGGACTGCTATATTAGCACTGGTGACGATCTGATTGCCATCAAAAGTGGGTGGGACGAATATGGGATTTCATATGGTCGTCCCAGTAGAGGAATTATCATTAGTGGGCTCATCGGAGAAACTCAACTGGGAGCAGGCATTGCAATAGGAAGTGAGATGTCTGGAGGCGTATCTGAAGTGCATGCAGAAAATCTCCAATTTTTCAACACAGTGACAGCTATTAGAATAAAGACTTCCCCTGGAAGGGGCGGTTATGTGAGAAATATATACATCTCAAATGTGACCTTAGATCATGTAGACGTAGCTATAAGGTTTACGGGTCACTATGGGGATCACCCAGATGAGTTATTTGATTCAAACGCTCTCCCTATAATAGAAAGGATTACAATGAAAGATGTCAGTGGGAAGAATATAAAGATGGCAGGCCTCCTGGAAGGTATAGAAGGGGACACTTTTCTCAACATTTGCTTATCAAACATTACCCTTAATGCAATCTCAGAGTCTCCATGGAATTGCTCTTATGTTGAAGGATACTCCAACCATGTTACCCCAGAAACCTGTGATTCTCTGAAGGAGAGTATCTTCCCCAAGCATTACTTACATTGTTACTATTTATCCAGACATTTGCGGAGTTCAAGTAATCAAAACAGAGGTGCTCGGTTATGGTCTTGGTAA
- the LOC123216652 gene encoding probable polygalacturonase isoform X2, with protein sequence MKRSFTLVDVLLVLAFLSDASWDVKGSSQCRQTNSEVIRPHSVSIAEFGAVGDGVTLNTKAFQNAIFYLNSFADKGGAKLFVPAGRWLTGSFDLISHLTLWLDKDAVILGSTKSDDWPVIDPLPSYGRGRELPGGRHRSLIYGRNLTDIIITGDNGTIDGQGKIWWKWFQSGTLDYTRPHLVELMNSTGVVISNLTFLNSPFWTLHPVYCSHVKVRNVTILAPLDSPNTDGIDPDSSDDVCIEDCYISTGDDLIAIKSGWDEYGISYGRPSRGIIISGLIGETQLGAGIAIGSEMSGGVSEVHAENLQFFNTVTAIRIKTSPGRGGYVRNIYISNVTLDHVDVAIRFTGHYGDHPDELFDSNALPIIERITMKDVSGKNIKMAGLLEGIEGDTFLNICLSNITLNAISESPWNCSYVEGYSNHVTPETCDSLKESIFPKHYLHCYYLSRHLRSSSNQNRGARLWSW encoded by the exons ATGAAGAGATCTTTCACT CTAGTGGATGTGCTTCTGGTACTAGCATTCTTGAGTGATGCTTCATGGGATGTCAAGGGCAGCTCACAGTGCAGACAAACAAACTCAGAGGTGATTAGGCCTCACAGTGTTTCTATCGCTGAATTTGGAGCTGTTGGAGATGGTGTCACTCTTAACACCAAAGCCTTTCAGAATGCTATATTCTATCTCAATTCATTTGCTGACAAGGGTGGGGCCAAGCTTTTTGTCCCAGCAGGAAGGTGGTTGACAGGAAGCTTCGATCTCATCAGTCATTTAACCTTGTGGTTAGATAAGGATGCAGTGATCCTTGGATCTACA AAATCAGATGATTGGCCAGTTATTGATCCTCTACCATCATACGGCCGTGGTAGGGAGTTGCCTGGTGGAAGACATCGAAGCCTTATATATGGACGCAATTTGACCGATATTATTATAACAG GTGACAATGGAACTATCGATGGTCAAGGCAAGATATGGTGGAAGTGGTTTCAAAGTGGAACCCTGGATTATACCCGACCCCATCTGGTTGAATTGATGAACTCCACTGGTGTTGTCATCTCAAATTTGACCTTCTTAAATTCACCATTTTGGACTCTCCACCCTGTATACTGCAG CCATGTTAAAGTGCGGAATGTCACTATCCTTGCTCCACTCGATTCACCCAACACAGATGGGATTGATCCAG ACTCTTCTGATGATGTTTGCATTGAGGACTGCTATATTAGCACTGGTGACGATCTGATTGCCATCAAAAGTGGGTGGGACGAATATGGGATTTCATATGGTCGTCCCAGTAGAGGAATTATCATTAGTGGGCTCATCGGAGAAACTCAACTGGGAGCAGGCATTGCAATAGGAAGTGAGATGTCTGGAGGCGTATCTGAAGTGCATGCAGAAAATCTCCAATTTTTCAACACAGTGACAGCTATTAGAATAAAGACTTCCCCTGGAAGGGGCGGTTATGTGAGAAATATATACATCTCAAATGTGACCTTAGATCATGTAGACGTAGCTATAAGGTTTACGGGTCACTATGGGGATCACCCAGATGAGTTATTTGATTCAAACGCTCTCCCTATAATAGAAAGGATTACAATGAAAGATGTCAGTGGGAAGAATATAAAGATGGCAGGCCTCCTGGAAGGTATAGAAGGGGACACTTTTCTCAACATTTGCTTATCAAACATTACCCTTAATGCAATCTCAGAGTCTCCATGGAATTGCTCTTATGTTGAAGGATACTCCAACCATGTTACCCCAGAAACCTGTGATTCTCTGAAGGAGAGTATCTTCCCCAAGCATTACTTACATTGTTACTATTTATCCAGACATTTGCGGAGTTCAAGTAATCAAAACAGAGGTGCTCGGTTATGGTCTTGGTAA